A window of Caretta caretta isolate rCarCar2 chromosome 11, rCarCar1.hap1, whole genome shotgun sequence contains these coding sequences:
- the FZD5 gene encoding frizzled-5, with the protein MPQGPGSAQGPLPNFSASRAPPVPRQRPGPPDSGSPPAAAGERLRSSCPSSSAAAPGQPRRAALTMVGAGRGLLSLLLLLRLPPVAAAAAKAPVCQEITVPMCKGIGYNLTYMPNQFNHDTQDEAGLEVHQFWPLVEIQCSPDLRFFLCSVYTPICLLDYAKPLPPCRAVCERAKAGCSPLMRQYGFAWPERMSCERLPALGDPDTLCMDYNRSEPTAPPPALAKPTRASRGPQRSLAPGGGADCGRACRCTEPFVPIARESHPLYSKIRTGQVPNCAVPCFQPYFTQDEKTFASFWIGLWSILCFLSTSTTVATFLIDMERFRYPERPIIFLSACYLFVSLGYIVRLVAGHASVACNQEYRHVHYETTGPALCTTVFLLLYFFGMASSIWWVILSLTWFLAAGLKWGNEAIAGYSQYFHLAAWLIPSVKAIAVLALSSVDGDPVAGVCYVGNQNLDNLRGFVLAPLVVYLFTGTLFLLAGFVSLFRIRSVIKQGGTQTDKLERLMIRIGIFTVLYTVPATLVVACYVYEQHYRESWEEAQTCSCPGDPRKPKPDYAVFMLKYFMCLVVGITSGVWIWSGKTLDSWRRFTGKWCRGRKPALCTEAGSALTGRAAGAPSASYRKPVPLSQV; encoded by the coding sequence ATGCCCCAGGGGCCGGGCTCGGCGCAGGGACCGCTGCCAAACTTCTCCGCGAGCCGAGCGCCGCCCGTGCCTAGGCAGCGCCCCGGCCCGCCGGACTCGGGGTCCCCGCCGGCGGCGGCCGGGGAGAGACTCCGCAGCTCCTGCCCGAGCTCGTCTGCTGCTGCCCCGGGCCAGCCGCGGCGCGCTGCGCTCACCATGGTCGGCGCCGGCCGGGGGCTCctgagcctgctgctgctgctgcggctccCGCCGGTCGCGGCCGCCGCCGCCAAGGCGCCCGTGTGCCAGGAGATCACGGTGCCCATGTGCAAGGGCATCGGCTACAACCTGACCTACATGCCCAACCAGTTCAACCACGACACGCAGGACGAGGCGGGGCTGGAGGTGCACCAGTTCTGGCCGCTGGTGGAGATCCAGTGCTCGCCGGACCTGCGCTTCTTCCTCTGCAGCGTCTACACCCCCATCTGCCTGCTGGACTACGCCAAGCCCCTGCCGCCCTGCCGCGCCGTGTGCGAGCGGGCCAAGGCCGGCTGCTCGCCCCTCATGCGCCAGTACGGCTTCGCCTGGCCCGAGCGGATGAGCTGCGAGCGGCTGCCGGCGCTGGGGGACCCGGACACGCTCTGCATGGATTACAACCGCAGCGAGCCCACCGCCCCGCCGCCCGCCCTGGCCAAGCCCACCCGCGCCTCCAGGGGGCCCCAGAGGAGCCTCGCCCCGGGCGGCGGCGCGGACTGCGGCCGGGCGTGCCGCTGCACCGAGCCCTTCGTGCCCATCGCCCGCGAGTCCCACCCGCTCTACAGCAAGATCCGCACCGGCCAGGTGCCCAACTGCGCCGTGCCCTGCTTCCAGCCCTACTTCACCCAGGACGAGAAGACCTTCGCCAGCTTCTGGATCGGGCTCTGGTCCATCCTCTGCTTCCTCTCCACCTCCACCACCGTGGCCACCTTCCTGATCGACATGGAGCGGTTCCGCTACCCGGAGCGGCCCATCATCTTCCTCTCCGCCTGCTACCTCTTCGTCTCGCTGGGCTACATCGTGCGGCTGGTGGCCGGCCACGCCAGCGTGGCTTGCAACCAGGAGTACCGCCACGTGCACTACGAGACCACGGGCCCCGCGCTCTGCACCACGGTCTTCCTCCTGCTCTACTTCTTCGGCATGGCCAGCTCCATCTGGTGGGTGATCCTGTCCCTCACCTGGTTCCTGGCCGCCGGCCTGAAGTGGGGCAACGAGGCCATCGCCGGCTACTCCCAGTACTTCCACCTGGCCGCCTGGCTCATCCCCAGCGTCAAGGCCATCGCCGTGCTGGCGCTGAGCTCGGTGGACGGGGACCCGGTGGCGGGGGTCTGCTACGTGGGCAACCAGAACCTGGACAACCTGCGGGGCTTCGTGCTGGCCCCCCTGGTGGTCTATCTCTTCACCGGGACCCTCTTCCTGCTGGCGGGCTTCGTCTCCCTCTTCCGCATCCGCAGCGTCATCAAGCAAGGGGGCACCCAGACCGACAAGCTGGAGCGGCTGATGATCCGCATCGGCATCTTCACCGTCCTCTACACGGTGCCGGCCACCCTGGTGGTGGCGTGCTACGTGTACGAGCAGCACTACCGGGAAAGCTGGGAGGAGGCGCAGACCTGCTCCTGCCCCGGCGACCCGCGCAAGCCCAAGCCGGACTACGCCGTCTTCATGCTCAAGTACTTCATGTGCCTGGTGGTGGGCATCACC